From Candidatus Neomarinimicrobiota bacterium, the proteins below share one genomic window:
- a CDS encoding O-unit flippase Wzx, with product MLKDLIQQYRSNPRAKQVLGLFSVNIIGIPIGIITSIVVTRYLGPQGYGDYKFIQSIFNFAIIIFTFGFFQAGNRALVLNNDKQKAKEYYGTELAITGGLFIIMTFFLVIYALFDVNIQEKQLSNFLLFVIPFGWVFLLLRYFETLFQADNRIRMLAKVRLYPKVGFLVMSAALYFIFRNIEINRLAVVWSFYIGTEVIVYLIILRKLNVSFKRLRKRFIEIWNYNKSFGLNVYLGSLFALGFSYFSEILISYFGADNSGVGFYSLALTFTMPLTFIPNTIATTHYKDFSKNKIVSKKLLLITLGLSLASLFGLWIIVPPFINFIYGEDFSTVIPLNFIVSFGVIAYGFGDFFNRFLGANGKGKALRNSAFFVGGSLMLSSFLLIPKYGEYGAAYAKLFAGFTYLSVIIFYYLKFKKSTSE from the coding sequence ATGTTAAAAGACTTAATTCAACAATATAGATCTAACCCTCGTGCTAAACAAGTACTGGGATTATTCTCTGTTAATATCATTGGCATTCCCATTGGTATTATTACTAGCATTGTTGTAACCCGATATTTGGGACCACAGGGTTATGGCGATTATAAATTTATTCAAAGCATCTTCAATTTTGCCATTATCATTTTCACATTTGGTTTTTTTCAGGCGGGGAATCGGGCTTTGGTTTTAAATAACGACAAACAAAAGGCAAAAGAATATTATGGGACAGAATTAGCCATAACCGGTGGTTTATTTATTATAATGACATTTTTTTTGGTAATATATGCTTTATTCGATGTCAACATTCAGGAAAAGCAACTAAGTAATTTTCTATTATTTGTAATCCCATTTGGGTGGGTGTTTTTATTATTACGCTATTTTGAAACACTTTTTCAGGCTGATAATCGCATTCGAATGCTTGCAAAAGTCAGACTATATCCAAAAGTAGGTTTTTTAGTTATGTCTGCAGCACTTTATTTTATTTTCAGGAATATCGAAATAAACCGGCTGGCTGTTGTTTGGAGTTTTTACATAGGCACTGAAGTAATTGTTTATTTGATTATACTCAGGAAACTCAATGTTTCGTTCAAAAGATTAAGGAAAAGATTTATTGAAATTTGGAATTACAATAAATCTTTTGGTTTAAATGTATATTTAGGAAGTTTGTTTGCCTTAGGCTTCTCTTATTTTTCTGAAATATTAATTAGCTATTTTGGAGCAGATAACAGTGGCGTTGGTTTTTATTCCCTTGCTCTGACTTTTACAATGCCATTAACATTTATACCTAACACAATAGCAACAACCCATTATAAAGATTTTTCAAAAAATAAAATTGTTTCTAAAAAGTTACTTTTAATAACATTGGGTTTAAGTCTGGCATCACTATTCGGGTTGTGGATTATTGTACCGCCATTTATAAATTTCATTTATGGTGAAGATTTTTCAACAGTTATTCCTCTAAATTTTATCGTTAGTTTTGGTGTAATTGCTTATGGTTTTGGAGATTTTTTTAATCGGTTTTTGGGGGCAAATGGAAAAGGCAAGGCTTTAAGAAATTCTGCTTTTTTTGTTGGAGGAAGTCTAATGTTGAGTAGTTTTCTGCTTATCCCAAAATATGGAGAATACGGTGCTGCTTATGCAAAGCTTTTTGCAGGATTTACTTATTTATCTGTAATTATTTTTTACTATTTGAAATTTAAAAAATCTACATCTGAATAA
- a CDS encoding NAD-dependent epimerase, translated as MTKILVTGTAGFIGFHLAKRLLERGDTIVGIDNINDYYDVNLKYARLAETGISREAEKWYTKVDSTKYYNYSFVRMNLEDREQLNQLFEQEKFDKVCHLAAQAGVRYSLENPHAYINSNIVGFINILEACRHHNIKHLAYASSSSVYGNNTKMPLSTADNVDHPISLYAATKKSNELMAHTYSHLFGLPTTGLRFFTVYGPWGRPDMALFLFTKAILEDKPIKVFNNGNMVRDFTFVDDIVEGVTRVIDNPPALKNVQGTNFSSSQEEYTADKRREVVISPDIENPINQTPAPPARETHEVNVSTAPYKVYNIGNSSPVQLMEYISAIEKTLGREAQKEYLPMQPGDVPRTEADVTDLVENLGYKPDTLVQKGIERFIDWFKSYFSAQ; from the coding sequence ATGACAAAAATATTAGTAACAGGAACTGCTGGCTTTATCGGGTTCCACCTCGCCAAACGGCTCCTCGAACGAGGCGACACCATAGTAGGTATCGACAACATCAACGACTATTACGATGTAAACCTTAAATACGCCCGCCTCGCCGAAACAGGCATAAGTAGGGAAGCAGAAAAGTGGTACACCAAGGTAGACAGTACAAAATATTACAACTATAGCTTTGTACGCATGAACCTTGAAGACCGTGAACAGCTTAATCAACTGTTCGAACAGGAGAAATTCGACAAAGTCTGCCACCTGGCAGCTCAGGCTGGCGTGCGGTACAGTTTGGAAAACCCGCACGCGTACATTAACAGCAATATCGTTGGGTTTATCAACATACTTGAAGCCTGCCGCCACCACAACATAAAACATTTGGCCTACGCCAGCTCCAGCAGCGTGTACGGCAACAACACCAAAATGCCCCTCAGTACAGCCGATAATGTCGATCATCCCATTAGCCTGTATGCCGCCACCAAAAAAAGCAACGAGCTAATGGCGCACACTTATAGCCATTTGTTTGGACTGCCTACCACCGGCCTCCGGTTCTTTACCGTTTACGGCCCCTGGGGACGCCCCGACATGGCCCTCTTCCTCTTTACCAAAGCCATCCTCGAAGACAAACCAATCAAAGTATTCAACAACGGCAACATGGTGCGCGACTTTACTTTTGTTGACGACATTGTGGAAGGAGTTACCCGCGTAATAGACAATCCCCCTGCACTAAAAAATGTTCAGGGCACGAATTTCTCCTCCTCACAGGAGGAGTACACCGCCGATAAGCGGAGGGAGGTGGTGATTTCGCCCGACATTGAAAACCCGATAAACCAAACCCCTGCGCCCCCGGCACGTGAAACTCACGAAGTGAATGTTTCTACTGCGCCATACAAAGTCTACAACATTGGTAATTCCTCTCCGGTGCAGCTCATGGAATACATTTCCGCCATTGAAAAAACATTAGGCAGGGAAGCCCAAAAAGAATACCTCCCCATGCAACCCGGCGACGTGCCCAGGACAGAAGCTGATGTAACCGATTTGGTTGAAAACCTCGGATATAAACCCGATACGCTGGTTCAGAAAGGAATTGAAAGATTCATTGATTGGTTTAAATCTTATTTTTCTGCTCAATGA
- a CDS encoding MarR family EPS-associated transcriptional regulator: protein MNQDELNLELLRRANGQLTQKSLSQELGYSVGKVNYILKALVDKGLIKIENFATAENKKQYYYWLTPKGMEEKLRLTKKFIVRKKKEYEELQKELRELEQQFGNSSET from the coding sequence ATGAATCAAGATGAGCTAAATCTAGAGTTGCTTCGCCGCGCCAACGGCCAGCTCACGCAAAAATCCCTCTCCCAGGAGCTGGGATACAGCGTGGGGAAGGTGAACTACATCCTCAAAGCCCTGGTGGATAAAGGACTCATTAAGATCGAGAATTTTGCGACTGCAGAAAACAAAAAGCAATATTATTATTGGCTCACGCCCAAAGGAATGGAAGAGAAATTGCGGCTGACTAAAAAATTTATCGTGCGGAAGAAAAAAGAATATGAGGAACTACAAAAAGAACTACGTGAACTTGAACAACAATTTGGAAATTCTTCAGAAACATAA
- a CDS encoding four helix bundle protein: MKIERFEEIVAWQKARVLTLNLYTLFKENRDYSFRDQIQRASVSIMNNISEGYGRGSDLDFKRFLYIANGSCCEVKSMLYLAKDLQYITKSDFDDLFAKTDEIGRILNGLIKSLSKTSDYKIKEPFLSVDS; the protein is encoded by the coding sequence ATGAAAATCGAACGATTTGAAGAAATTGTTGCCTGGCAAAAAGCCAGGGTTCTCACACTCAATCTCTACACCCTCTTTAAAGAAAACAGGGATTACAGTTTCAGAGATCAAATACAGCGAGCTTCTGTATCCATAATGAACAATATTTCTGAAGGATATGGAAGAGGGAGCGATTTAGATTTCAAGCGATTTTTATACATTGCCAATGGTTCCTGCTGCGAAGTCAAATCCATGCTCTACCTGGCGAAAGATCTCCAATACATCACCAAATCAGACTTCGACGATCTCTTTGCCAAAACCGACGAAATCGGCAGAATTCTCAATGGACTTATTAAATCGTTAAGCAAGACATCCGATTATAAAATTAAAGAACCATTTTTATCAGTCGACAGTTGA
- a CDS encoding ATP-binding protein, translating to MNPFSYGTIVTEPYFFNRVDEKDRIVRTLKGGNNLVLYAPRRFGKTSLVVKAMKELENAGYFCVYFDFMTVYSKESFIKSYSSALFEKQGNLKRILRLFSEYVKGIKPVLSYGENGKPEISFTFSETSISDDMLGKVLDMPEKLALKSKPYIVIMDEFQDIQKLNGENFENLLRSHIQHHQNVHYLFLGSRTHLLMEMFTRSNRPFYNSASAMGLGPLPKDETIEFLMGRFSKSGIQIDKQTSEYLMHKAGNIPYYIQFLASEIWQSVIDSGKKVDHEIIDESFDKVIDLKNDYYFELYDRLSRYQKKLLHALAQEGRNIFSREYALKYHLSATSTTQKAIHGLIENGLIEKQENEYTFSDPFFRQYILRLPA from the coding sequence ATGAATCCGTTTAGTTACGGAACCATTGTGACAGAACCGTATTTTTTTAATCGGGTAGACGAAAAGGACAGGATTGTCAGGACATTAAAGGGTGGGAACAATCTGGTTCTTTATGCCCCCAGGCGTTTTGGGAAGACATCTTTGGTCGTAAAAGCGATGAAAGAACTGGAAAACGCGGGATATTTTTGCGTTTATTTTGATTTTATGACCGTCTATTCGAAAGAATCTTTTATCAAATCTTATTCCAGTGCTCTTTTTGAAAAGCAAGGGAATTTAAAAAGAATACTTCGCCTTTTTTCTGAATATGTAAAAGGAATAAAGCCCGTCTTATCTTATGGCGAAAACGGGAAACCCGAAATATCTTTTACATTTTCTGAAACGTCCATTTCGGATGACATGCTTGGAAAAGTGCTTGATATGCCGGAAAAACTGGCACTTAAATCAAAGCCATACATTGTGATCATGGATGAATTTCAGGATATCCAAAAATTGAATGGTGAAAATTTTGAGAATTTGTTGCGCAGTCATATTCAGCATCATCAAAATGTTCATTACCTGTTTCTTGGAAGTCGAACGCATTTGCTGATGGAGATGTTTACCCGGAGCAACAGACCTTTCTATAATTCCGCATCGGCAATGGGACTTGGACCCCTACCCAAAGATGAAACGATTGAATTTTTAATGGGACGCTTTTCTAAAAGTGGTATTCAGATTGATAAGCAAACATCAGAATATCTGATGCATAAAGCAGGAAACATACCCTATTATATACAATTTTTAGCTTCTGAAATATGGCAGTCCGTGATTGACTCGGGAAAAAAAGTAGATCATGAGATAATCGATGAATCATTCGACAAAGTGATTGATTTAAAAAATGATTATTATTTTGAATTGTATGATCGTCTAAGCCGGTATCAGAAAAAATTGCTTCACGCGTTAGCTCAGGAAGGTCGCAACATTTTTTCTCGTGAATATGCCCTGAAATATCACTTATCTGCGACCTCAACCACCCAAAAAGCCATACATGGACTCATAGAAAACGGACTGATTGAAAAACAGGAAAATGAATATACATTTAGCGACCCATTTTTCAGGCAATACATATTACGCCTTCCAGCGTAA
- a CDS encoding four helix bundle protein, protein MGTYKDLDIWKESMALVRTVYKTSNQLPDTQKYSLVSQMQRSAISIPSNIAEGSARHTDKETIQFLYIALGSIAELNTQLILVEDLGYAETQALQNDCDRIRKKILNLIKYLRTRPIQKKRPPTK, encoded by the coding sequence ATGGGAACATACAAAGATCTAGACATATGGAAAGAAAGCATGGCATTGGTAAGGACTGTTTACAAGACATCTAATCAACTGCCTGATACACAGAAATATTCCCTGGTCAGTCAAATGCAGCGATCTGCCATTTCTATCCCATCCAATATTGCAGAAGGATCAGCGCGACATACAGATAAAGAAACCATACAATTTTTATATATTGCACTTGGATCCATTGCAGAATTAAATACACAATTGATTCTTGTTGAGGATTTAGGATATGCTGAAACACAAGCATTACAAAATGATTGTGATCGTATCCGGAAGAAAATTTTAAACCTGATCAAATATTTAAGAACAAGGCCTATACAAAAAAAGAGACCCCCAACAAAATGA
- the cysD gene encoding sulfate adenylyltransferase subunit CysD, giving the protein MTKKQNKSTPNPQLATRNSERSEQPATASNASPSQPATANAVSNPQQRAQRATRNSERSEQHATASNASPSQPATHNNQIESYKLTHLQELEAESIHIIREVAAEFENPVMLYSIGKDSSVMVRLAEKAFYPGKVPFPLMHIDSKWKFREMTEFRDKYAKEKGWNLIVHYNKEGFEKGIGPFTHGSKVHTDIMKTQALLAGLNKYGFDAAFGGARRDEEKSRAKERIFSFRDQFHQWDPKNQRPELWNIYNARINKGESIRVFPLSNWTELDIWQYIRLENIPIVPLYYAKERPVIRLHNTLIMPDDDRLPDEYKDKIETKMVRFRTLGCWPLTGAVESNADTLEKIVEEMMLTTKSERTTRVIDFDQDGSMEQKKREGYF; this is encoded by the coding sequence ATGACAAAAAAACAAAACAAATCAACCCCCAACCCGCAACTCGCAACTCGCAACAGCGAACGCAGTGAGCAACCCGCAACAGCGAGCAACGCGAGCCCCTCGCAACCCGCAACAGCGAACGCAGTGAGCAACCCGCAACAGCGAGCGCAGCGAGCAACTCGCAACAGCGAACGCAGTGAGCAACACGCAACAGCGAGCAACGCGAGCCCCTCGCAACCCGCAACCCACAACAATCAAATCGAATCCTACAAACTAACCCATCTCCAAGAGCTCGAGGCCGAATCCATCCACATCATCCGTGAGGTGGCGGCGGAGTTTGAAAATCCGGTGATGCTCTATTCCATCGGAAAAGATTCCTCCGTGATGGTCCGGCTGGCGGAAAAAGCCTTCTATCCCGGCAAGGTGCCCTTTCCACTTATGCATATCGACTCCAAATGGAAATTCCGGGAAATGACGGAGTTTCGGGACAAATATGCGAAGGAGAAGGGGTGGAATCTCATTGTCCACTACAACAAGGAAGGTTTTGAAAAAGGAATCGGTCCTTTTACCCACGGCAGCAAGGTCCACACGGATATCATGAAGACCCAGGCTTTGCTGGCAGGACTCAACAAATACGGGTTTGACGCGGCCTTTGGCGGTGCCCGGCGGGATGAAGAGAAATCCCGGGCGAAAGAACGGATTTTTTCCTTCCGGGATCAGTTCCACCAGTGGGATCCCAAGAACCAGCGTCCCGAACTCTGGAACATCTACAACGCCAGAATCAACAAAGGCGAAAGCATCCGTGTCTTTCCCTTAAGCAACTGGACCGAGCTGGATATCTGGCAATACATCCGCCTGGAAAACATCCCCATCGTCCCTCTTTATTACGCCAAAGAACGCCCTGTTATCCGCCTGCACAACACCCTCATCATGCCTGATGACGACCGCCTGCCCGACGAATACAAGGACAAAATCGAAACCAAAATGGTCCGCTTCCGCACCCTGGGCTGCTGGCCCCTCACCGGCGCCGTCGAATCCAACGCCGACACCCTGGAAAAAATCGTCGAAGAAATGATGCTTACCACCAAATCCGAACGAACCACACGGGTGATTGATTTTGATCAGGACGGGAGTATGGAGCAGAAAAAGCGAGAGGGATACTTTTAA
- the cysC gene encoding adenylyl-sulfate kinase — MNNIHTVFDKIKSRQFKERILNQHAKVIWFTGMSGSGKTTLASLLEEKLFDAGFFCQILDGDNVRSGINNNLGFSEEDRVENIRRIAEVARLFLNCGIIVICSFISPTKHMRQMAKEIIGEDDFLEIFVNTPLEICEKRDPKGLYKKARAGEIKDFTGITSPFEAPENPFLSVENAEPEIEKTVERIFKSVVPLLRQ; from the coding sequence ATGAATAATATTCACACCGTTTTCGACAAAATCAAATCCCGCCAATTCAAAGAGCGGATTCTAAACCAGCACGCGAAAGTGATCTGGTTTACCGGCATGTCCGGCTCGGGCAAGACAACCCTGGCCAGTCTGCTGGAAGAGAAACTCTTTGATGCCGGTTTTTTCTGCCAGATTCTGGATGGGGACAATGTCCGATCCGGGATAAACAACAACCTTGGATTTTCAGAAGAAGACCGTGTCGAAAATATCCGCCGCATTGCCGAAGTCGCCAGACTTTTCCTGAACTGCGGAATCATCGTCATCTGTTCATTTATCAGTCCGACAAAACACATGCGGCAAATGGCCAAAGAGATTATCGGCGAAGATGATTTTCTGGAAATCTTTGTCAATACGCCTTTGGAAATCTGCGAAAAACGCGACCCCAAAGGACTCTATAAAAAAGCCCGTGCCGGCGAAATCAAAGACTTTACCGGCATCACCTCTCCCTTCGAAGCCCCCGAAAATCCTTTTCTCAGTGTGGAAAATGCTGAGCCGGAAATTGAAAAGACAGTGGAGAGGATTTTTAAGTCCGTCGTACCTTTATTAAGACAGTGA
- the cysQ gene encoding 3'(2'),5'-bisphosphate nucleotidase CysQ, which produces MNPLNQIHNSSFNSSFIIHNSSLNSALSATILAGREILKIYQDPTADFSIEKKADNSPLTIADKAAHQVIVEILQSTGLPILSEEGKDIPWEDRKNWHRFWLVDPLDGTKEFIKRNGEFTVNIALIEDHKPIAGVIYVPVTKTLYAGMVGEGAWKGEGMDETVTFETLKSQGQSLPSETLPETYTLVGSRSHMNKDTEEYMAARRKEHGTVNIIAKGSSLKICLVAENAAHEYPRFGPTMEWDTAAGHAIASAAGKRVVRVDSHEELRYNKRELLNPYFVVTGNW; this is translated from the coding sequence ATGAACCCACTCAACCAAATTCATAATTCTTCATTCAATTCATCATTCATCATTCATAACTCATCATTAAATAGCGCTCTCTCCGCCACTATCCTGGCCGGCCGCGAAATCCTGAAGATCTATCAAGATCCCACCGCCGATTTTTCGATAGAGAAAAAAGCCGATAATTCCCCCCTGACCATTGCCGATAAAGCTGCCCATCAGGTGATTGTGGAGATACTGCAATCAACCGGACTCCCCATCCTTAGTGAAGAGGGGAAGGATATTCCCTGGGAAGACCGGAAAAACTGGCACCGGTTCTGGCTGGTGGATCCCTTGGACGGGACGAAGGAGTTTATTAAACGGAATGGGGAGTTCACGGTCAATATCGCACTGATTGAAGACCATAAACCCATTGCCGGTGTAATCTATGTCCCGGTGACTAAAACCCTCTATGCCGGCATGGTGGGCGAAGGCGCCTGGAAAGGGGAGGGGATGGATGAAACGGTGACTTTTGAGACGCTGAAATCGCAGGGACAATCACTCCCATCCGAAACACTCCCCGAAACCTACACCCTTGTGGGCAGCCGGTCTCACATGAACAAAGACACGGAAGAATATATGGCTGCCCGGCGAAAAGAACACGGTACGGTGAATATTATCGCCAAAGGCAGCTCACTGAAAATCTGCCTTGTCGCCGAAAACGCCGCCCATGAATATCCCCGTTTCGGTCCCACCATGGAATGGGACACCGCCGCCGGCCACGCTATTGCCAGTGCGGCAGGAAAGAGGGTCGTGCGTGTGGACAGCCACGAGGAGCTGAGGTATAATAAGCGGGAATTGCTGAATCCGTATTTTGTAGTGACTGGGAACTGGTGA
- a CDS encoding ATP-binding protein: MKNRKIAQKLKESYQSKTGRILILTGARQTGKTTLARHLYPGYEYLSIEDPVMRTEYSTLTASQWKSLYPQAILDEVQKEPRLIESVKSVYDQWPEPRYILLGSSQLLLLQKVKESLAGRCVIFEIYPLTLPELRTGNWDEPVNESLFQQILTGTENDVFLPSFRLDKQMVNKEKAWDHLLTFGAYPAVSDELITPREKYEWLDNYVKTYLERDIRDLATFRDLEPFVKCQRYMAQNTGRLLNASGVAGQLGLSVKTVQRYIRYFELSYQSVILPGWSKNPNKRLTRMEKFHFLDHGILQTILRKKGGITGEEFESIVVSEIVKQISTVSMNIPLYHLRTYDGKEVDLILELPDSYLAFEIKKSEKITPRETKNLIGLEHILDKPLKHAYILSNDHKTHQIQKNITAVNVNMFLG; encoded by the coding sequence ATGAAAAACAGAAAAATTGCTCAAAAACTGAAAGAAAGTTATCAATCAAAAACAGGGCGTATTCTTATCCTGACAGGTGCTCGTCAAACCGGGAAAACAACGCTTGCCAGACATTTATATCCCGGTTATGAGTATCTTTCCATTGAAGATCCGGTTATGAGGACCGAGTATTCCACGCTTACCGCATCTCAATGGAAATCGTTGTATCCCCAGGCTATCCTGGATGAGGTGCAGAAAGAACCCCGATTGATTGAAAGTGTGAAATCGGTTTATGATCAATGGCCGGAACCTCGTTATATTCTCTTAGGTTCCAGTCAGTTACTCCTCTTACAAAAAGTCAAAGAAAGCCTGGCAGGACGTTGTGTCATTTTTGAAATTTATCCCTTAACCCTGCCGGAATTAAGAACCGGTAACTGGGATGAACCGGTGAACGAATCTCTTTTTCAGCAGATCCTGACGGGGACAGAAAATGATGTTTTTCTCCCATCATTCCGGTTGGATAAACAGATGGTTAATAAAGAGAAGGCATGGGATCATCTGTTGACATTTGGTGCTTATCCGGCCGTCTCCGATGAATTGATAACTCCCCGGGAAAAGTATGAATGGCTGGACAATTATGTGAAAACGTATCTGGAACGGGATATTCGGGATCTTGCCACTTTTCGGGATTTGGAACCTTTTGTCAAATGTCAACGGTATATGGCACAAAATACAGGCAGACTCCTGAATGCTTCGGGAGTTGCGGGGCAATTGGGACTCTCCGTGAAAACGGTCCAACGGTATATCCGGTATTTTGAATTAAGTTATCAATCTGTTATTCTCCCCGGATGGTCAAAAAATCCCAACAAGCGACTGACCCGGATGGAAAAATTTCATTTTCTGGATCATGGCATTTTGCAGACGATCCTCCGGAAGAAAGGGGGTATCACAGGAGAAGAATTTGAAAGCATTGTTGTTTCAGAAATAGTCAAGCAAATATCAACTGTTTCCATGAACATCCCACTGTATCATTTACGGACTTATGACGGGAAAGAGGTTGATTTGATTCTGGAACTTCCGGATTCCTATCTGGCCTTTGAAATTAAAAAATCAGAAAAAATCACCCCTCGTGAAACCAAAAACCTGATCGGTCTGGAACACATTTTAGACAAACCTTTGAAACATGCCTATATTTTATCCAATGATCACAAAACACATCAAATTCAAAAAAATATAACCGCTGTGAATGTAAACATGTTTCTCGGATAA
- a CDS encoding methyltransferase domain-containing protein: protein MTRTPPQPLTQIECPLCGNPESFDVMRVQDWLVTQNWFTLMECPRCTGRFIQPFPREDELPAYYQSEAYISHTDTKKGLINRLYRLARKETLRSKRRRIEKASGLKKGKLLDIGAATGHFLHTMQKAGWDVCGVEPDESARKRAKDHFGLTLFPQEDLKSLTENTFDVITLWHVLEHIHDLHGTLEQIKRLLKPSGILVVAVPNYLSYDARYYGKHWAAWDPPRHLYHFTPEAMKQLMASHKLRITSQKRMPLDSFYVSLLSEKIHKHNSPIRGLTVGKISWLKSLFQPEKCSSITYFGRVES from the coding sequence ATGACCCGGACACCCCCCCAACCCCTCACCCAAATCGAATGTCCCCTCTGTGGGAATCCCGAAAGTTTTGATGTCATGCGGGTTCAGGACTGGCTGGTGACCCAAAACTGGTTCACACTCATGGAGTGTCCACGTTGTACCGGCCGTTTTATCCAGCCCTTCCCCCGGGAGGATGAACTCCCGGCCTATTATCAGTCCGAAGCCTACATTTCGCACACCGATACCAAAAAAGGACTCATCAACCGGCTCTATCGCCTGGCCCGGAAAGAAACGCTCCGTTCCAAACGGCGCCGGATTGAAAAAGCAAGCGGGTTAAAAAAAGGGAAACTCCTGGATATCGGCGCAGCGACGGGACACTTTCTGCATACGATGCAAAAGGCAGGATGGGATGTATGCGGTGTGGAGCCGGATGAAAGTGCCCGGAAACGGGCTAAGGATCATTTCGGACTTACACTATTCCCTCAGGAGGATTTGAAGTCGCTTACAGAAAACACCTTTGATGTGATTACCCTGTGGCATGTTCTGGAGCATATTCACGATCTACATGGCACCCTGGAGCAAATCAAGCGCCTGTTGAAACCTTCGGGGATACTGGTCGTAGCTGTGCCGAATTACCTGAGTTACGATGCCCGGTATTACGGCAAACACTGGGCTGCCTGGGATCCGCCGAGACACCTGTATCATTTTACGCCGGAAGCCATGAAACAGCTCATGGCATCCCACAAACTTCGGATCACATCCCAAAAACGCATGCCTTTGGATAGTTTTTACGTCTCCCTCCTCAGCGAAAAAATCCACAAGCACAATTCACCCATCCGGGGACTGACTGTGGGAAAAATCTCCTGGTTAAAATCCCTCTTTCAGCCGGAAAAATGTTCGTCAATTACATATTTTGGGAGAGTTGAGAGTTGA